The proteins below come from a single Necator americanus strain Aroian chromosome V, whole genome shotgun sequence genomic window:
- a CDS encoding hypothetical protein (NECATOR_CHRV.G21190.T1): MDTPTCSPTEDSERSLYSVTVYHIRLKVILAPLYGPHLSGVVHTVSPESDSSIRMYNCAKEDINAKYQVIHEAEEAKKFMFFIILASVLGGVGIIVLLAILIPIFIKIRRYRHKKWLAETWEERVRKAATELNKQEGKEPNKVSTGRTRAERKAKKMAESKESKEKGSKEQGSKESVERGSKDMGSNENFQNEIFPSAFGPNERRMSVDGIGSRENIEGGKRW; this comes from the exons ATGGATACCCCTACCTGCAGTCCGACTGAAGATAGCGAGCGTTCACTCTATAGCGTTACTGTTTACCACATCAGACTTAAAGTCATTTTGGCACCACTGTACGGTCCGCATCTCTCTGGTGTTGTACACACTGTTTCTCCAG AATCTGATTCAAGTATTCGTATGTATAACTGTGCGAAAGAAGACATAAATGCAAAGTACCAAGTTATCCATGAGGCAGAAGAGGCTAAGAAATTCAT GTTTTTCATAATTCTTGCTTCTGTCTTAGGAGGAGTTGGCATAATAGTCCTCCTTGCAATTCTTATTccaattttcataaaaatccGGAGATATCGTCATAAG aaatggtTAGCAGAAACATGGGAGGAACGTGTGAGAAAAGCTGCTACGGAACTAAATaaacaagaaggaaaagaaccaAATAAAGTGAGTACAGGAAGAACACGTGCGGAACGCAAAGCTAAAAAAATGGCAGAATCGAAGGAATCGAAGGAGAAAGGATCTAAGGAACAGGGTTCTAAGGAATCCGTTGAAAGAGGATCAAAAGACATGGGTTCTaatgaaaactttcaaaacgAAATATTTCCGTCTGCGTTTGGTCCGAATGAGCGGAGGATGTCGGTTGACGGAATTGGATCAAGGGAGAACATTGAAGGCGGAAAAAGATGGTGA